A window of the Polaribacter batillariae genome harbors these coding sequences:
- the nagB gene encoding glucosamine-6-phosphate deaminase has protein sequence MIKSNIDKATGFEKRFENISTVVFENSTSASKAIAKEIADLIRVKQSQKQPCILGLATGSSPKGLYAELVRLHKQEDLSFKNVVSFNLDEYYPMEPDSVNSYVRFMQEQLFNHVDILPENCHVPDGTLAKEEIRDYCDQYEAKIEALGGIDLQILGIGGNGHIGFNESGSLQNSKTRLVALDHITRVAASGDFSGLENTPRTAITLGVKKIMEAKRVILMAWGEKKANIIKASVEDEVTSLVPASYLQEHRNATFILDQAAASKLTRINTPWLVEKIVWTDHLIRKAVLSLALHLKKPILMLTDADYIENGMSDLLADSGPAYDINIKIFNKLQNTITGWPGGKPNADDSKRPERAEPAKKRVLIFSPHPDDDIISMGGTFKRLQEQGHEVHVGYQTSGNIAVADDEALRFASFVCDYNEQFGIENSQATDIYKKAAKFLKNKKSSEIDTEEVRHIKGLIRKGEARATCHFIGIPDNQIHFMNLPFYETGAIKKNPIGVADVEITKDLIEKIKPHQIYAAGDLADPHGTHKVCLDAIFAAVKELKPKKFMKDCWVWLYRGAWQEWGIDEIEMAVPMGPDQVLEKRKGIFKHQSQKDGVVFQGADSREFWQRAEDRNSETAELYDQLGLSHYAAMEAFVRWHY, from the coding sequence ATGATAAAAAGTAATATAGACAAAGCTACAGGATTTGAAAAGAGATTTGAGAACATCAGTACTGTAGTTTTTGAGAATTCAACATCAGCCTCAAAAGCCATTGCAAAAGAAATAGCAGACCTAATTAGAGTAAAACAATCTCAAAAACAACCTTGTATTTTAGGCTTAGCTACAGGTTCTTCACCAAAAGGATTATATGCAGAGTTAGTACGTTTACATAAGCAGGAAGACTTAAGTTTTAAAAACGTAGTATCTTTTAACTTAGATGAATACTACCCAATGGAGCCAGATTCTGTAAATAGCTATGTGCGTTTTATGCAAGAACAATTATTCAATCACGTAGATATTTTACCAGAAAACTGTCATGTTCCAGACGGAACTTTAGCTAAAGAAGAAATTAGAGATTATTGTGATCAATATGAAGCAAAAATAGAAGCTTTAGGTGGTATCGATTTACAAATCTTAGGAATTGGAGGAAATGGTCATATAGGTTTTAATGAATCTGGATCTTTACAGAATTCTAAAACAAGGTTAGTTGCTTTAGACCATATTACAAGAGTTGCAGCAAGTGGCGATTTCTCTGGATTAGAAAACACTCCAAGAACCGCAATTACATTAGGTGTTAAGAAAATAATGGAAGCCAAAAGAGTCATTTTAATGGCTTGGGGAGAAAAAAAAGCGAATATTATAAAAGCGTCTGTAGAAGATGAAGTTACTAGTTTAGTACCAGCTTCGTATTTGCAAGAGCATAGAAATGCTACTTTTATTTTAGATCAAGCTGCTGCTTCTAAATTAACAAGAATTAATACACCTTGGTTGGTAGAAAAAATTGTTTGGACAGATCACTTAATTAGAAAAGCAGTTTTAAGTTTGGCTTTACATTTAAAAAAGCCAATATTAATGTTAACAGATGCAGATTATATTGAGAATGGAATGAGTGATTTATTAGCAGACTCTGGTCCTGCTTATGACATCAACATAAAAATATTTAACAAATTACAAAACACAATTACAGGTTGGCCAGGTGGAAAACCAAATGCTGACGATAGTAAAAGACCAGAAAGAGCAGAACCAGCTAAAAAACGAGTATTAATTTTTAGCCCACATCCAGATGATGATATTATTAGTATGGGTGGTACTTTTAAGCGTTTACAAGAACAAGGTCATGAAGTGCATGTTGGGTATCAAACCTCTGGAAATATTGCTGTAGCAGATGATGAAGCTTTACGTTTTGCTAGTTTTGTATGCGATTATAATGAACAATTTGGAATCGAAAATTCTCAAGCTACAGACATTTATAAAAAAGCTGCAAAATTTTTAAAGAATAAAAAGTCTAGTGAAATTGATACAGAAGAAGTTAGACATATTAAAGGTTTGATAAGAAAAGGAGAAGCTAGAGCTACCTGCCATTTTATTGGAATTCCAGATAACCAAATCCATTTTATGAATCTCCCATTCTATGAAACTGGTGCTATAAAAAAGAACCCTATTGGTGTTGCAGATGTAGAAATTACTAAAGATTTAATAGAAAAAATAAAACCACATCAAATTTATGCTGCAGGAGATTTAGCAGACCCTCATGGAACACATAAAGTTTGTTTGGATGCTATTTTTGCAGCAGTAAAAGAACTAAAACCAAAAAAATTTATGAAAGATTGTTGGGTTTGGTTGTATAGAGGTGCTTGGCAAGAATGGGGAATTGACGAAATAGAAATGGCAGTTCCTATGGGACCAGA